Genomic window (Tardiphaga sp. vice304):
AGCAGCTTGACAGGATCGGCGTCCAGGGCCCGAGCAATGGCAATAAATTCGATCAGGTCGATCCGGCGCTCTCCACCCTCGTATTTTGCGATGAAGGACTGAGGTTTCCCGAGCTTCGCGGCCAATGGCTGCTGTCGAACGCCGGCATTCTCCCGCACAGCAACAAGCATGGCGATAAGCCGGGCGTATTCCGCCGATTTGAGGGACTTCTGCATGCGCCGCCAGGGCCGGGAATTGGCGGCGGCAAATTTGATCCTAGAATAGGATTATCCCAAAACTGGATAGTGCGGCCCACAAGCATTATTGTCTGCGTCGACCACGCAATTGGGCTGGCACAAACTTGGGCGTACAATGAACGATGCACTCAGAGCCGCTGTATTCGCACGTGATAAAGCTATCTGTTCGTTTTCCGGTCTTTCCGTCTGGTATCTCGATCATGGCACGGCGCCTTTTTCGCACGCCGACTGGGTCGATCATGTCAAACCGAAGTCGCGAGGTGGAAAGGACACCTTAGAAAATCTGGTCTGCGCTTCATTTTTCTACAACTGCAAGAAGCTCAACAATGGATCAGACTGCCAATATCTTTTCAGCGAGGGCGCACCGACCGAAATCTTTTACTTTACACACGGAGAGCTTTCATCCCAGCAAGCCTCGCTACTGAACAGCCATAAGAATATCACGGCCCCCGACTGGTACTTCAATAGAGCGATCTACAATGTGATGGTTGCCATCCAGAATGACCTTGCCAAGGTAGACGCAACGCGCGACCGCGAGTATTGGTTGACCTCAGCCCGCAAGCGGATCGAAACCTGGAAGAAAATGACTAGCGCAATTTCCTCGTTCGAATCACGAGGGCTTGTGCGTTTCCCAGATGCCGAAGATATAAATTTGATGCTTAGCCTTTGCTCTGCCCCATATGAAAAATGGGGGAAAATATACAAGCAACTGCTGAAATGCACGCGCGACAATGAAAATACACTGGCAAAGTTTCTAAAGGCGAAAAGTGCGTCTGCTCGGAAGCGCACAGTTTTGGAGGCCGAAGCAAAGCGCTTCGTGACAGCACCATTGATCGAGGTGATCCGCAAAAATGCAGGTCTGTTATAGAAGATTCGGCGGCGCTTTAAGCGCCGCCGCTGATGTCAGCATCACTTGCCATGTCTATTTCTTACCGAGCAGCTTTGTTTTCAGCGCCTTGATCCTGTCGTCGTCGACCTCTGATCGAAAATCGATGTCCCACGGTAAACCAAGAGACCGCGAAATAGTCCCAATCATCTTCCAGACGAACTTCAGCTCCTCGTGGGTATCACGCAGATCGGTGTCACTCGTATCGGAGGCCAGAATGTCATTCATCATCGTCTGCCACCATTTGAGCAGGCTGAGCATGAGAGACAACAATTCGTCTTCGTCCGGCGTGGTTGAAATGCACGCATACTCCTCCTTTTCGAAATCGAGCACGATCGTATCAGGGTGAGGACACCCAGGCGGCAATTTTAACCTGCGAGTTCCAGCCTCCGTGAAGCGCTTTTCCCAAGACATCTTATATTCTACAGCCAGCGCGAAGCGCTCCGCCTTCTTTTTCGCGCGCCTTTCCTGAGCAAGGGACAGGCCTTCAAGTGCAATTTTCTGAGCGCGCGTATCACCGCTCGCTGCCTGACGGTTCAGTTTCCTAACAATTACGCGCGCCGTCGGCATCGATGTCTCCTTTCCATTGTCTTTGACTGCCATAAACCGAGCGCCCTCTTCCTCAAAAATCTGCGCAAGGTCGTCCGGGGCAGGGTCCTTGTTCTTCGCGCCCTTTGGCCGACCGTTCGGATTCGGTGACTTTCCCGGTTTGAACTGATGGTCCTTCGGCGGTTTCCCATAACCGACTTCGTAATCGCTGGATGTCGGCGGCGTTCTGGAGCCCTTCTTCTTCATGGCGCGCTCACAGAACGTTGAGAGCGGCAAGCCGCTCGGGCGCCAACTCGTCGAACGTAACGCCGGTGTCGGCGTGGACCGCATCTTTTTTAGTAATTGCCTGCCAACGGCGAATAGCCGTGTCGACGTAGGCGGGATCAAGTTCCAGGCCATAGGCATGCCGGCCAACGCGCTCGGCCGCCAGGATGGTCGTGCCTGACCCACAAAACGTATCGAGCACAATATCGCGACGCTTTGTGCAGTCCCGCATCGCGTCGCTCACCAGTGCGACGGGCTTAACGGTAGGGTGATCGCGCAGATCGTCCATGCGCCCCTTGCGGAAGGTGTTGACGCCGGCATACGGCCAAACGTTGCTGCGGGAACGACCATGGCGCCCCAGCTCAACGTTGTTCAAGTGCCCCTTATCGCCAACCCGCAAGACCAGGATTTCCTCATGCTGGCTGCGGTAAAAACTACCCTGGCCGGCATTGGTCTTGGTCCAGACCGCCGTATTGATGTGAGCACCATAGATGCCATTCGCGACCATCGTCAGTTCAGCGAGGTTTCGCCAATCCATGCACACATAATGAAGAGAGCCGTTGCTTGAGACCCGCACTGCGTTGGACAGGCAAGAGGTCAAGAACTCGCGAAATTCCGCGGGCGTCTGCTCGCCGGAGGCCTCGGCGAATTCGCGATGCTTCGTCTTCCCGCGGCCAACAACGCTGGCAACCGAGACGTTATAGGGCGGATCCAGGAAGGCCATCGACGCACACGCACCACCCATGAGGCGATCAAGATCCGTCTCATTCCGGGCATTTCCGCACAGCAAGCGGTGAGGACCGAGAAGCCAAAGATCGCCAAGCCGGCTAATCGGCTTCGAAATGACATTGTGAAATTCGTCGTCGGGGTCGCGCTCGGGGCCGCCGAAGTCGACCATCAGCTGATCGATCTCGGGGATATCGAAACCCGTTAGCGTGATATCGCTGCCCTCAATCTCGAGCTGTGCGCTAAGTTCGGGAATCTCAAAAGCCAGCTTCTGACGATCCCAGCCGGCATTTTCGGCAATCTTGTTATCCGCCAGCATAAGCGCCCGCTTGCGGGCATCCGACAAACCGGTCACGGTGATGACCGGTACAACGCTCAGCCCAAGGCTCCGAGCAGCCTCCAGCCTTCCGTGACCGGCAACGATGACGCCGTGTTCGTCGGCAATGATCGGGTTCGTGAAGCCGAACTCGGCGATGCTGCGGGCAATCTGGCCCAGCTGCTTCTTGGAGTGCGTACGGGCATTCCGCTCATTCAGGGTCAATGCCAAAATTGACGTCTCAGCCTTATAGGTGATGGCAGACATAACCGCTCCTTCGGCGCAGAAGGCTCTGCGCTGCGAGTTAATTGCAAAGGGTGAAAGTCAGCCCGAATTCATCGCCACGCATTGCGGCTCGACGGCTTCTTTATCGGAGCGCTTCGCTCGCGAATTAGAAGGGGGCCCGGCATTGCCGGCAGACCTGGTAAGCGAGTTAGCAGCGGAGCCGTTGGCTATCGCACTGTGGCTTACAAACCTACGATACAAGTTCTTTCTAAAAGGTGCAACGAATGATCTTTACTCTCTTTGCGTGAGTAAAGATTCGCGTAATGGAGCGATATGGAACGGCGGCTCATGGCGGATATTGTTGAAAAAGTCGCTTTCCGCTCCGGTTCGAAATTTCCTAGCCTCGCTGGTGTGCCTCGCTCATAGTGACCTGAGGGACCGCATCGCATCCCGCAAAATCGATCACGGGTCATCGAGAGTTGGCAGAAGCAGCGTCCAACGACGGATGAGACTGAACGCGGGTTTTGGCAAGATTTTTGAGGTCGATCAATTTTCGACTTTTTCAACAGTATCGGCGCCAAGCGGCCATCGGGATCTGTTTCCAGAAAACTCTCCGCACGCTGCATCGAACTTGGTGCATTCGTCCGTCTTTAGAATCCCAAGTTAATCTCGCTCTTACCTGCCAGCTTCTGAGAGCTTGGGCTCTTGTCCGTCGACCGGCGAGATTGCGGTGAGATCGAACGACTCCCCGCGCAGCAACGACAGTGTGGCCAGCGCGCGGTCTCGGTCGCCTTCGAGGAGTTGGCCGAGGTGGGTCACGGCTGCGTTCGGCTTGCGCTGCCGTATGGTCCTCAATGTTGCGACCATGAGGTCGGCACTCATGCGGCGGATGTCACCCGTTTGATAATCCAGCGGCGTCTTCCAGATGGTTTCCCAGACCGTCTGATTTGCGAGATCGGTGAGAAGCTCGACCAGCAACTCGTTCCCCGAACCGCGCGCGATCGTTTTCACGGCGCGCGTCGTAATATACGCGAAGGCGACAGGATCATTGACCTCCACCATTGCTTTCAGTTCGTCGCAACGGCGCTCCAGCGTGTCGACAAAGCTTTCGACCGGCGAGGTCGCCATCGTGCGCACCGCCAGCATCGACAGCGCGGCCCGGACATTGAACAGGTCGGCAACCGACTTCAGCGACAAGGGCCGGATATACGCGCCACGGCGCGGACGAACATCGACGAGGCGGCGGCGCTCGAGGATACGGATGGCTTCGCGGATTGGCCCGCGACTGACGCCGAAGTCGCGCGCCAGATCAAGTTCGACCAGTCGATCGCCGGCTTTGCGCCGGCCTGACACGATTTCGGCACCGAGTTCTTCCGCGACCTGATCGGGAAGCGTGCGCGGTTCAAACCGCTTTGCCTGATCTTCCTCGTGGCCCGTCAATGGCGTGCGGAGCGTCGCGTCCATGACTTCCTCCCGGTCGCTGATGTCTGCTCATCCATCATATGGTTCATTTTAGCGCATTAGTCTATTGTTGACAATTGACAGTTCATGCCGTTTCATCGTTGGGCTGACGCGCAAGACTCCGGCCAAAGCCGGGCTGCGATCGACGTTCCCGGCACAAGATCGGGAATCGCCAGGGAGGTGAACATGGAGATGACGTCAGCTCTGACGTTTGCGTCGCCAAACCCATCGTTGACCGGGAGCGCCGCGGCCAACCCCGCGCGCCGGCTTATGGCCTTGTTGCGCACTTGTCGCCTTATGGATGTTGCAAGACGCCGGTTGGACGTGCCGCAATGACAGGCCTTGCCGATATTGCTCTAACCGCCCTGCCAGCTGACGCAGCTCAGGCGTCAGTCAACGCGGTGTCGCTCCTCGAGGTACGTAATCTCTCGCTGTCTTTTGCTACGGGCCGAAATGCGCTGTCGATCACGCGAGACGTCAGTTTCTCGATAGCACCCGGAGAGCGCGTTGGGCTTGTAGGCGAAAGCGGCTGCGGCAAGACGGTGACCGGCCTGTCGCTGCTTCGACTGTTGCCACCATCCGCCCGCATCGAGGGAGATATCCTGTTCAACGGCGTCAACCTTGCGACGCTGTCGCCGCGCCAACTGCGCGCGGTGCGCGGTCGCGACATCGCGATGATCTTCCAGGAGCCGATGAGCGCGCTGGATCCGGTTTTCACCGTCGGCGAACAGATCAGCGAAGCCTACCGTACGCATTTCCCGGTCAGCCGGGCGGAAGGGCGCGAGCGTGCCATCGCCGCGCTGCGCGAAGTCGGCATTCCCGCGCCGGAGCGTCGCTGCGACGAATATCCGCACCAGATGTCGGGCGGCATGTTGCAGCGGGTCATGATCGCGATGGCGCTGATCTGCAAGCCTAAGCTTCTTGTCGCCGACGAACCCACCACGGCGCTCGACGTCACCGTGCAGGCCCAAATCACCGACCTGTTGCGCTCGCTCAGCGAACGGACGGGAACGGCGCTGGTTTTCATCACCCATGATCTGGGCGTCGTTGCCGAGACCTGCACCCGCATGATCACGATGTATGCTGGAGAGGTCGTGGAAGATGCGCCGGTCGATGACGTGCTGACGCGACCGCGGCATCCCTATACGTCCGGCCTGCTGCGCTCGCTGCCGGGGCTCAGCCAGCGCCGTGGCGTCCTCGCGTCGATCCCGGGCCGCGTGCCGTCGCCTAGCGCCATGCCCCCCGGTTGCCGGTTTCGGTCGCGGTGCCCGCATGCCATCGCAGGCTGTGAGCAGGAGCAACTCCTGCTCGATATCGACGAGGATCGTGCGGCACGTTGCTGGCGCGCGCCCGAACTCGAATTGCCAGGGGCGGTAAACTGATGTCGTCGCTTACGCATGACAACCCGGTCGTCAAGGACCGCCGCGAGGTTCTTGCGGTGCGGGACCTGCGCATCCTGTTTCCGACGCGTGACGGGCGCGACACGGTCAAGGCCATCGACGGGATGGATTTCGAGGTACGCAGCGGCGAGACGTTTGGCGTGATCGGCGAGTCCGGTTCCGGAAAAACCACGCTCGGGCGCGCGCTGGTATCGCTGTTGCCGCCAACGCACGGCCATATCCTGCATGACGGCACCGATCCGGCGACGCTCGGCACCGGCGCATTTCGAAAACATCGCCGCGACTACCAGATCATCTTTCAGGATCCGAACGCGGCGCTCAATCCGCGCATGACGATCATCGACAGTGTGGTCGAGCCGCTCGAGATCATGGGCGACGGCGACCATGTTTCGCGTCGTCGCCGCGGCATCAAGGTGCTGGAGCGCGTCGGCCTCGCCCCCGAGGTAGCGGACCGCTATCCGCATCAGTTATCCGGTGGCCAGAAACAGCGCGTCAATATCGCGCGCGTGCTGACGCTGCGGCCGAAGGTGATCGTCTGCGACGAGGTTGTGGCAGCCCTCGACGTTTCGATCCGCGGCGACGTGCTCAACCTGTTCGCCGACCTACAGCGCGAATTTGGGCTGACCTACGTTTTCATTACCCATGACATTGCTGTGGTTTCGCATATCTCGGACCGCATCGCCGTTACCTATCTCGGCAAGCTGATGGAGCTTGGCGACGCGAAGGATGTCGTGGAGCGGCCGCTGCATCCCTATACGCGGGCGTTGCTTTCGGCCGAGCCGATCCCGCTGCCGTCAAGCATGCGCGTCGATCGTCGCATTATCCTGGAAGGCGAGATTCCGAGCCCGGTCTCGCCGCCCTCGGGCTGTCGCTTCCGTACGCGTTGCCCCTCGGTGCAGCCGCGCTGCGCGGAGGAAATGCCCGCCTGGCGCGAGGTGAAACCGGGTCATCGTGTGGCCTGCCACTTTGCGACGGCCGACGGGCCGCCGCCCGACAATCAAAAAGCGCAACGCGCATCATAAAACTGGGAGGAGACACCATGCGAACGATCGACCTCGGGAACGCGACGTTGCGTCGCCGCGATATTCTCGCGCTGATGGGCGGCGCCGCGGCGACTGGCGCGCTTGGATTGCCGGCGCTGGCGCAGGACGCCAAGAAGGGCGGCGTGTTGAAGGTCGCAGCGCCCGCCAATCCGTCCTCGCTCGATCCGGCGACCGGCGGCGCCGGTTCGGATCACAGCATCCTGTGGACGATGTATGACACGCTGGTCATCTGGGATTACGAGACGCTGAAGCCGAAGCCCGGCATGGCGAAGTGGTCGTTTCCCGATCCGAAGATCATGGTGCTCGACATCACGGCCGGCATCAAATTTCACGATGGAACCCCGCTCGATGCCGAGGCGGTCAAGTTCAACCTCGACCGTAGCCGCACCGACCAGCGTTCAAATATCAAGCCCGACGTGTCCAGCATCGAAGCGGTCGAGGTGACCGGCCCGCTGCAGGTCACCCTGAAGCTGAAGAACCCGGATACCGCGCTGCCCGCGATCCTCAGCGATCGTGCGGGCATGATGGTGTCGCCGACCAACATCAAGGCGCTCGGCAACGACACCGATCGCAAGCCGGTGGGCGCGGGCCCGTGGAAATTCGTTCGTTGGAACGACAACGAAATCATCGTGGTGACACGTCACGAGGATTACTGGCAGAAGGGCCGGCCCTATCTCGATGGCATCGAGTTCAACATCATTCCCGAGAACGCCACGGCGTTGCGCTCCGTGGTGGCCGGGCAGAACGATATGGCGTTCCAGTTGCCGGCGCGGCTGAAGCCGGTGATCGAACGCGCAAAGAGCCTTTCCGTCGTAAGTTCACCGACGCTGTACTGCATCCAGCTCTACCTCAACTATGGCCGTTCGCCGCTCGACAATCTCAAGGTCCGCCAGGCGATCAATTTCGCGCTTGACCGCGATGCCTTCGTCAAGGCGACCTTGAGCGGACTGGGCGAGCCCGCCCGCATGACGCTGCCGAGTTCGCACTGGGCCTTCAACAAGGATGTGGCGGGGACCTATCCGCACAATCCCGACAAGGCGCGCGAACTGCTCGCCGAGGCCGGATACAAGGACGGCCTCGAACTGACGATCGGCGGCTACATGGATCAGGATTCCGTGCGCCGCGGCGAGGTGATCCAGGACCAACTCGGCAAGGCCGGCATCCGTCTCAAGTTCACCCGAGGGACGATCGCCGAAATCAGCGCGCAGTTCTTCGCTACCGAGAAGAAGTTCGACCTCCTTGTGTCGGCATGGACCGGTCGTCCGGACCCGAGCATGACCTACGGGTTGAGCTTCGACAAAGGCGCATACTACAATGCCGGGCGCACCGGTGACCCGGAGCTTTCGAAACTGATCCAAGAAAGCCGCATCAGCGAGGATCTCGCCAAACGCGCCGAAGTGTTCGCCAAGATCCAGCGTTTCACGGTTGAAAACGCCCTGTCGGCGCCGCTCGCCTTCCAGTTCGAGCTTGATGCCTTGTCGGCCAAGGTCAAGGGCTTCTCGCCGAACCTGCTCGGCAAGCCGAAGTTCGAGAACATCTCCCTCGGGTAGATCCTCGGTTAATCTCTGGGCGCCGCGATCTCGCGGCGCCTCATTCGGATGTAAAATCTGCATGTTGAATTCCGCACGTTTCCGCATCGTCGGCCGGCGCCTGCTGCAGACGATCCCCGTAGTCGTATTGTCGACTTTCATCGTGTTCGGCCTGCTCAAGCTGGTGCCGGGTGACGTTGCCGTGACGTTGGCCGGCGACAATGCGTCCGACGAGCGCATCGCCGAGATCCGCGAGCTCTACGGTCTGAACAAGCCGTTCTTCCTGCAATACGGATCGTGGCTGTGGAAAGCCGCGCATGGCGATCTGGCGCATTCGTTGATCTCCAACGAGTCGGTGCTGACCTCGATCCAGCGCTGCCTGCCTCACACGCTGTTGATCGTGTCGCTCGCACTGCTGACGGCGCTGGTGATCGGGATTCCGCTCGGCATTGCCGCGGCAGTCAAGCCGGGCTCGTGGATCGACGGTGCCGTGATGGCGATCGCGTCACTTGGCGTCGCGGTGCCGAACTTTTGGCTCGGCATGTTGCTGGTTGCGTTTTTTTCGCTGCAACTGAACTGGCTGCCGGCGACCGGCGCGGTATCGCTGATGACGGATCCGTGGGCTGCGCTCAGCCACGCCATCCTGCCTGCGTTGGCGCTGGCGTCCGGCGGGGTCGCTGAAGTGGCGCGGCAGCTTCGCTCCTCGCTGGTCGAGATCCTCTCTTCCCAGCAGGTGCGGACGCTGCATGCCAAGGGTCTGCCGCCGTCGTCGATCCTGTGGCGCCACGGCTTGAAGAACGTGAGCGTCAACCTGCTCACCGTTGTCAGCCTGCTGGCAAACCGCATGCTTGCGGCGACCGTGGTGGTCGAGGCCGTGTTCGCGATTCCCGGCATGGGCGGGCTGATCGTCAACGCCGCCATGCACAGGGATTTTCCCGTCGTTCAGGGCGTGGTGTTCACCATGGTGCTGATCGTCGTCACGCTCAACCTCCTGACCGACATTCTTTATAGCGTGCTCGATCCGAGGATCTCCTCATGACCGACACCGGCATCCCCGCCGGGCGCCGGCCCGGGCGTCTCTCCGGCTTTGCGGGCTGGCTCGTTAACGACATTCGCGGTGCGCTCAGCCTGGCTATGCTGGTCACGTTGTTGCTGATTTCGCTACTCGGCCCGTGGATCTCGCCCTATGCGCCTGCGGCGCAGGACCTTGACGCCGCGATGGCGCCGATGTCGGCGGAGCACTGGCTCGGCGCCGACGATCTCGGCCGCGATACGCTAAGCCGACTGATCTATGGTGGCATGGCTTCTCTCTATGCGAGCTTCCTCGCGGTGATCATTGCCGTTCTGATTGGCGTGCCGGTGGGCATCCTCGCCGGCTATCTCGGCGGCTGGGTCGATACCGTGATCAGCCGCATCATCGACAGCTTCCTGTCGTTTCCAGCGATCGTGCTGGCCATCGCCGTCACCGGCGCGCTGGGCATCGGGCTCACCAACGGCATGATCTCGGTCGGCATCGTGTTCGCTCCGCAATTGGCGCGGCTGGTCCGCGCCCGCACGCTGGTGGTGCGCAACGAACTTTACGTCGATGCCGCGCGCTGCTTCGGCGGATCGACCAAGCGCATTCTGTGGCGCCACGTTCTGCCGAACGCGATCCAGCCGGTGATCGTGCAGGTGACGCTGCTGCTTGCCGCGGCGCTGCTGGCGGAGGCGAGCCTCAGCTTTCTCGGGCTCGGCATCCAGTCACCGGACCCGAGCTGGGGCGCAATGCTCGCGCGTGCCTATCAGAACATGGAGATCGCACCGGAACAGATGTATCCGCCGGGCATCGCCATCCTCGTTACGGCGCTGGCGTTCAATACGCTAGGGGAGTCGCTGCGCGTCGCGCTCGATCCCACCATGAAGCGCAACTGATCCAATCAAGAAGGAAGACGGTCATGACCGCAAGTACCGAGGAAGCCGACTATCTCGCTGCCCTGCATGACCTGTGGGACAAGGCATGGCCCGAGCGAACGCCGCGCAAGCCACAATATCCGCATGGCGAGATCCCGCTGACCGAATATCTGCGGGCTTGGGCAAAGACGCGGCCCGATCACCCCGCGGTGATCTTTTACGGCCACGTCACCACCTATGCCGAGCTGGATGCGCAGAGCGATCGGTTTGCGGCGCTGCTGATGCAGAAGGGCGTCGGCAAGGGCGACCGCGTCGCCGTATTCCTGCCGAACTGCCCGCAATTCCATATCGTGTTCTTTGGCATCCTGAAGCTCGGTGCGAT
Coding sequences:
- a CDS encoding helix-turn-helix domain-containing protein, whose amino-acid sequence is MQKSLKSAEYARLIAMLVAVRENAGVRQQPLAAKLGKPQSFIAKYEGGERRIDLIEFIAIARALDADPVKLLKAFVAGEPT
- a CDS encoding HNH endonuclease produces the protein MNDALRAAVFARDKAICSFSGLSVWYLDHGTAPFSHADWVDHVKPKSRGGKDTLENLVCASFFYNCKKLNNGSDCQYLFSEGAPTEIFYFTHGELSSQQASLLNSHKNITAPDWYFNRAIYNVMVAIQNDLAKVDATRDREYWLTSARKRIETWKKMTSAISSFESRGLVRFPDAEDINLMLSLCSAPYEKWGKIYKQLLKCTRDNENTLAKFLKAKSASARKRTVLEAEAKRFVTAPLIEVIRKNAGLL
- a CDS encoding DUF5681 domain-containing protein is translated as MKKKGSRTPPTSSDYEVGYGKPPKDHQFKPGKSPNPNGRPKGAKNKDPAPDDLAQIFEEEGARFMAVKDNGKETSMPTARVIVRKLNRQAASGDTRAQKIALEGLSLAQERRAKKKAERFALAVEYKMSWEKRFTEAGTRRLKLPPGCPHPDTIVLDFEKEEYACISTTPDEDELLSLMLSLLKWWQTMMNDILASDTSDTDLRDTHEELKFVWKMIGTISRSLGLPWDIDFRSEVDDDRIKALKTKLLGKK
- a CDS encoding site-specific DNA-methyltransferase: MSAITYKAETSILALTLNERNARTHSKKQLGQIARSIAEFGFTNPIIADEHGVIVAGHGRLEAARSLGLSVVPVITVTGLSDARKRALMLADNKIAENAGWDRQKLAFEIPELSAQLEIEGSDITLTGFDIPEIDQLMVDFGGPERDPDDEFHNVISKPISRLGDLWLLGPHRLLCGNARNETDLDRLMGGACASMAFLDPPYNVSVASVVGRGKTKHREFAEASGEQTPAEFREFLTSCLSNAVRVSSNGSLHYVCMDWRNLAELTMVANGIYGAHINTAVWTKTNAGQGSFYRSQHEEILVLRVGDKGHLNNVELGRHGRSRSNVWPYAGVNTFRKGRMDDLRDHPTVKPVALVSDAMRDCTKRRDIVLDTFCGSGTTILAAERVGRHAYGLELDPAYVDTAIRRWQAITKKDAVHADTGVTFDELAPERLAALNVL
- a CDS encoding GntR family transcriptional regulator, whose amino-acid sequence is MDATLRTPLTGHEEDQAKRFEPRTLPDQVAEELGAEIVSGRRKAGDRLVELDLARDFGVSRGPIREAIRILERRRLVDVRPRRGAYIRPLSLKSVADLFNVRAALSMLAVRTMATSPVESFVDTLERRCDELKAMVEVNDPVAFAYITTRAVKTIARGSGNELLVELLTDLANQTVWETIWKTPLDYQTGDIRRMSADLMVATLRTIRQRKPNAAVTHLGQLLEGDRDRALATLSLLRGESFDLTAISPVDGQEPKLSEAGR
- a CDS encoding ABC transporter ATP-binding protein; the encoded protein is MTGLADIALTALPADAAQASVNAVSLLEVRNLSLSFATGRNALSITRDVSFSIAPGERVGLVGESGCGKTVTGLSLLRLLPPSARIEGDILFNGVNLATLSPRQLRAVRGRDIAMIFQEPMSALDPVFTVGEQISEAYRTHFPVSRAEGRERAIAALREVGIPAPERRCDEYPHQMSGGMLQRVMIAMALICKPKLLVADEPTTALDVTVQAQITDLLRSLSERTGTALVFITHDLGVVAETCTRMITMYAGEVVEDAPVDDVLTRPRHPYTSGLLRSLPGLSQRRGVLASIPGRVPSPSAMPPGCRFRSRCPHAIAGCEQEQLLLDIDEDRAARCWRAPELELPGAVN
- a CDS encoding ABC transporter ATP-binding protein; the protein is MSSLTHDNPVVKDRREVLAVRDLRILFPTRDGRDTVKAIDGMDFEVRSGETFGVIGESGSGKTTLGRALVSLLPPTHGHILHDGTDPATLGTGAFRKHRRDYQIIFQDPNAALNPRMTIIDSVVEPLEIMGDGDHVSRRRRGIKVLERVGLAPEVADRYPHQLSGGQKQRVNIARVLTLRPKVIVCDEVVAALDVSIRGDVLNLFADLQREFGLTYVFITHDIAVVSHISDRIAVTYLGKLMELGDAKDVVERPLHPYTRALLSAEPIPLPSSMRVDRRIILEGEIPSPVSPPSGCRFRTRCPSVQPRCAEEMPAWREVKPGHRVACHFATADGPPPDNQKAQRAS
- a CDS encoding ABC transporter substrate-binding protein, with the protein product MRTIDLGNATLRRRDILALMGGAAATGALGLPALAQDAKKGGVLKVAAPANPSSLDPATGGAGSDHSILWTMYDTLVIWDYETLKPKPGMAKWSFPDPKIMVLDITAGIKFHDGTPLDAEAVKFNLDRSRTDQRSNIKPDVSSIEAVEVTGPLQVTLKLKNPDTALPAILSDRAGMMVSPTNIKALGNDTDRKPVGAGPWKFVRWNDNEIIVVTRHEDYWQKGRPYLDGIEFNIIPENATALRSVVAGQNDMAFQLPARLKPVIERAKSLSVVSSPTLYCIQLYLNYGRSPLDNLKVRQAINFALDRDAFVKATLSGLGEPARMTLPSSHWAFNKDVAGTYPHNPDKARELLAEAGYKDGLELTIGGYMDQDSVRRGEVIQDQLGKAGIRLKFTRGTIAEISAQFFATEKKFDLLVSAWTGRPDPSMTYGLSFDKGAYYNAGRTGDPELSKLIQESRISEDLAKRAEVFAKIQRFTVENALSAPLAFQFELDALSAKVKGFSPNLLGKPKFENISLG
- a CDS encoding ABC transporter permease, with protein sequence MLNSARFRIVGRRLLQTIPVVVLSTFIVFGLLKLVPGDVAVTLAGDNASDERIAEIRELYGLNKPFFLQYGSWLWKAAHGDLAHSLISNESVLTSIQRCLPHTLLIVSLALLTALVIGIPLGIAAAVKPGSWIDGAVMAIASLGVAVPNFWLGMLLVAFFSLQLNWLPATGAVSLMTDPWAALSHAILPALALASGGVAEVARQLRSSLVEILSSQQVRTLHAKGLPPSSILWRHGLKNVSVNLLTVVSLLANRMLAATVVVEAVFAIPGMGGLIVNAAMHRDFPVVQGVVFTMVLIVVTLNLLTDILYSVLDPRISS
- a CDS encoding ABC transporter permease, with the translated sequence MTDTGIPAGRRPGRLSGFAGWLVNDIRGALSLAMLVTLLLISLLGPWISPYAPAAQDLDAAMAPMSAEHWLGADDLGRDTLSRLIYGGMASLYASFLAVIIAVLIGVPVGILAGYLGGWVDTVISRIIDSFLSFPAIVLAIAVTGALGIGLTNGMISVGIVFAPQLARLVRARTLVVRNELYVDAARCFGGSTKRILWRHVLPNAIQPVIVQVTLLLAAALLAEASLSFLGLGIQSPDPSWGAMLARAYQNMEIAPEQMYPPGIAILVTALAFNTLGESLRVALDPTMKRN